ttgttctgaccgaccactctgtgcttcactgtcaggactatgcattcactgtggtagtcctggtcagaaGGGACAGAAAAGAAGCACAAtttgacataaaacaaacacaaaaacacacaaaatccaccacaaaaagacagtgtctgtcatttctgctcttttcgttgtgtttttgcatctgtttttggcaattttgcattttttgtggtgattttgtgttcctttgttaTAACTTCGGccctctttgtggtgatttttgcatctctttatggtaGTTGTGGCcttttttgaggtgattttgcatTCGTATGCAGATTTTTAGTCTCTTTAAGGtgattctgtgtttctttgtggtaattttgcctctttttctaGTGATTTTGCtcctgtttgtggtaatttagtATTTctgtgtggtgattttgtgtttctttgttataCTTTCAgccctttttgtggtgattttgagttttttgtggTAACTTCAGCCATTTTGTGAAagtatttgtgtctctttatggtagttttggctgttttttgagGTGATGTTGCATGTTTCTGtcttgattttgtgtctttttatggtgattccGTTTCTTTGTGGTAACTTCAgacattttgtggtgatttttcatcattttgtggagattttgtgtcactagggtcattttatgtctctttgtggtcattttgtgtccttttgtagTCAGTTTATGTACTTTAGCcttttttgtggcaattttaagtctttggggtaatttttcctctttgagtggtaattttgtgtctttctgtggtaattttacCTCTTTTTGAAGCAATTTGCGTCGCTTTGGGGtaagtttggatttttttggtggaaattttgtctttttgcagtaattttgctTGTCTTTGTTACAATCTTGGCCCTTTTGTGGCGATTTTAAGTCTTTAGggtaattttatatattttgtaatgattttccatctttttgaggggattttcttatttctatgttgatattgtgtatttttgtggtgattttccatctttttaagGTAATTTTGCATCCTTCTATGGtggttttgtactttttgtggaggttttatgtctttttatagtGATTTGAAGTCCTTGGCTAATTTTGCtggtttttgtggtgattttaagtCTTTGGAGTAACTTCACCccttttttcagtgattttgccTATTTTTATGTTGATATTGTGATTTTTCGGGTGATTTTCCATCTATTTGTgtgattatatattttttgtggtaattttgcatctttttatgctgattttgtattttttgtggatttttgtgtctttgggctCTTTTGGAGTCCTTggataaatttagcatcttttcgagataaaaaaaaattacccacattttctgaacattttctcagatgtgtttttcctcctaaatgtcatggttctatctgctggactcatgaagttctgaggctcagaaatgatggaaaaagtccattaaaaagtgataaatctggacccacctctatggacttcaaggcccTGGAAAACTTCAATAAACATACTAAAGTTAATGTAGATAAAGATTAGACAGATTCTGCAGTGTTTAGGGAGGAGTTATTGATCTTTAATGGATTGAATCTGCGTTGTGTTGTTGGCTAACTGCTGACGGCTTCTTCTGTTTTAATGGAAATTCAAACATTGAGGTTTAAACGGGAGttaaagcagcagagatgaTGAGTTTAACGGAAGATCAGTGCCATTAATGCTGAACAGATATTTGAAGCTTCACTGTGTTTCACCTCTGTGGGTTTGAAGCTTTTTCAGTTCGAGCTGAAACCACAGAGCGACTGCTGCCAGAAATATAAAGAGCTGAAGCCTCCTCCACCGGAAACACAGTGAAACCCTCCAAACAACGGAAACTAGAAGTTCAGTCAGTCATGAAGATCTCTCATCTCTTTACATAATGTGAACAACAGACTAAAAACTAACCACTGGAGTCCAGAACTGAAATACAGCCTTTAACTCTGACTTATAGCAGTCTGTCTTTAGGAAACATGTAGATTAGTTCGTTTAGAAACATCTGTGGAGAACCGCTGTTTCATCCGTCACACTTCAGCGACTGAAAACCAGCAGATTAATAAATCCACGAGTGTTTAACGTCTAATGATGTGAATTCAGCTGCAGAGAAACCAGATATTCAGACCACGAACTGAAGCCGAGCATCAGAAAACAGAACGGAGGGTTTCTTACCTCGTACTCGCCATCGCAGAGCGTCGGATCACAGAAGACGAGACGCAGACAGTTAGAGGAAGTAAGCTTCATCACATGGCTTCTTCAGATCTGTCTCACATTGCCGCTGTCGCAACACTTCCTGAAAACTAAACCTCCGTCTAATGTAGCCCACCAGACGATCAATAACCAATAATCAGGACGCCAGACTGTCAAAAAACAATAATCAGGATGCTATActgttaataattaataattagaaGACCATACTGTCAATAATCAGAAGACCAAACTGCCAATCATCAATAATCAGGATGCATTTGTCAATAATCAATCATCAGAATACCATActgttaataattaataatcagGATACTAAGGTATCAATAATCAGAATACCAGACTGTTCATCAATAATCAGAATAAAAGACTGTCTGTAAACAATAATCAGGATACAACAGGATTCATAATCAGGATACCAAAGTATCAATCCATAATCAATCGTagtcattaaactgctgcagttttgctgCTGAAACTACGATCCATCCCATAATATGACTCTGCTTCATTAAATAAACTTCTTGTTGTTTATCCTCATACAGATGAAGACGTTTCCTCCATGAGCTGACATTAAGGTTCCTTCTAATGAGCTTCCTGCTGCTCGCTGTCTCCTGAGGTCTCCAGCTGATGGTCCTGATGTAAGCTGCTGCAATCGGTCCATCCTCTGAGGAACCACCTCAGGACCTCCAGCGTGTCCTGAGACCTTTAAACTTCCTGTGGTCATTAGATGCTAAACGGTCAACATGTTGTCATCGCTCGTGTTCCCCAGAGGCTAATTAACCTGAAACAAACATGTAGCAGCTGTCCGCTAACGGGAAAAACAACAGCTAGAGTCCCACAGCTGGTTCCTGTCCAACAGGTTACCGTACAAGTAAAAACATCTGGGTCATCTTTAAAATGTTACCAGATTCATCCAGTTAAATCCTCTGGTCCTCACTGTGGGGTCATTATTACTCACTTTGGGGTTGTTTCTCCTCACTGTGGGgtcatttctcctcactgtgggGTCACTGTTACTCACAATAGGCTTATtattattccgccaaggaacaggcagagttatgtgacgatcggcgtacgtttgtctgtgagtctgtctgtctgtctgtctgtctgtctgtctgtgtgaaacattactgaaaaacggagcaacagatttggatgaaattttcagggaaggtcagaaatgacacaaggaccaagtggttagattttggcagtgatgcagcttatagtctggatctacagctttgttaaagatttcccactgggagatatagcagctggcacagcgtcactgtaaccatgatgtgaacactgtgtcagttacctgctgacgatcacatgattgcatcctactacaaactgactgatttatcagttggaaatcatccaaggaacaaatgatttaactgtggggtgtttctgagtcctgctacatatttaggtcacgcaatgcagcaaaccccagccagacacgttaagttcagccgtcagccttattttgaacacaaatccaCCTTCCTGTCCTTCACTTAttccttcacagtaagagcttgtctccattccagctgcttctaagttcagacacatcctttgctagacggcaacagctggaaccgttgtctttcatctttatttgaattttcggactttttgGCAGCGTCTTTGCCATGTCAACAAACCATGTCTTAGAGAATcccttcctgtgctgctggaatggtgacaaaataaaagcccgcaacattaaaaatatgtcttcaaaataaaagcatggagggaacggttattttaacactagcaaaacaaaggcttgccaaaagtgatgaactgatcaacagacttttataagagtaatttacacgcaatttgatattcatacataacatgcacatacataacacatgcttgtcattttgtgtctcttttggccTATTTTTTCTCCCCCTACTATAGATATTTGAAGACGTGAACAAAATTTTCCATCTATTTGTaaagtcttctggaaatatggaAAAATCCACTCGgtcaaaatatacatacagcaaactgaatgatcagttttgatgatatagaaagttgtgttaatcaaatgttcttagttccatggcctcttaacttcttctgagtgattccagtcgactacagctgctgactcctctgatccagttcaaatagaacccattagatccactcattagactcaaactctacagtgggaaagtctgaggagctcagcaaagatctgaaaaagaaaatcattgacttgaacaagtcagaaagtcacttggagtcatttgaaagcagcttcagatccaaaatcatctgtttgtcagaataaagttcatggtccagttgtgttgctgccaccatcaggaagaaaacacaaactatcacctgctgctgagagacgattggtcaggatggtcaagagtcaaccaggaatcatcagaaagcaggtctgaatgaatgagaagctgctggaacacagctgtcagtgtccacagggttttacatcaacatgagctgagaggatccatgaagaaggacgttcttcctctagaagcagaaccttaaagctcaaagaaaaggaaaggccttctggaggatagttctgtggtcagatggaagaaaaactgagcagaaatacaattggagaaggtgaggcctttaaccccaagaacaccaaacctaccatcaagcatggaggtggcagtatcgtGCTCTGGTtctttctagaagagcttctggactggtttcagactggatgttggactggttctggactttcttgggactggtttatgtttggtttcaatcttggttctcctggttttggatgtgatttaaagttggtttaggatttattttactctgtatctggtcctggatgaggaccgGTTTCAGGGGGTCTTGGGcttttttaggagtagtttaggtttggttttggtacCGATATTGTacaattttgttgttgttgttgttggtttgtttttaaaacttttttgggactggtttcagttttggttttgaactggtttcagactgtattttagcagattctgaacatgttttggactggtttaggtttgatttaggtcctggttttagaccttttttgGACTGGGTTAGGACTTTTGTGTGGGTCTttctttaaccccaagaacaccaaacctaccatcaagcatggtggtggcagtatcatgctctgtggaactggagctttacacaaagtaaatggaataatgaagaaggaggatcacctccatgttcttcaggaaaacctaaaaccatcagcagaaggttgatcttggacacagttggatgtttcaacaagacaatgagtccaaacacacatcagacgtggtaaagaaatggttccatcaggctggaatgaaggttctagactggtctccccaaagtcctgacttaaacccatcaagaacctgtggactgacgaagaaacaaatctgagtcagaaagacgacaagtttagttgaactgaagcaattctgtccagaggagtcaaagataaaccagaagattgaaaccagaagaacccaactgaggaggaaacagacaaatttaaccaaatattaacatttctgtttgtatatttatgacccagcagattatgttacaattccagaaaacctttaataaatctatgaaagaaccaaaatcaattcaataattttctttttctgatctttgctgagctcctttTTAAactggctcagaggagtcagcagctgtagtcgaccgTAATCACTGACAAGAAGTTCAAAGGCCCCGGCCACAAGATTGTAGATGGAAACCAGAAGAACCGAACTGAGGTGGAAATGGataaatttaaccaaaaattaatatttctgtttgaatatttttatgtttactcagaggagtcagcagctgtagtcgactggaatcactcaggagaagttaagaggccatgaaactaagaaaactagattaacacaactttctacatcaataaaactgattgttcaagttgctgtatgtatatttatgaccCACCAGAtctccagaagacctttaatattAATGactaatgatttttatttattaatttattagttttttgtaCTTGACAACAATTTGTGTGTTTCAATGACTCCGTCATGGAAAATTCTGAGTTTCCATCTAAGCGAACCTCCGTCTGCTGAAGGTGGAGGAGTGTTAGGAGGTTCCAGGTATAAAGGAGCTGCAGAGATGTGCCTCCTCTGTCTgtgatgatggaggaggaggtggaactCTGCTTCCCTCAGCTGCTCAACTCCTCCTGCAAGAAGCCGAAGCGTCCTCAGCTGCAGCTGGTGGCGACGTTCATGGTCCTGTCCTCCATCACGCTGCTCACCACCACCCTCAACCTGCTGGTCATCGTCTCCATCTCACACTTCAAGTACGCTGACACGGGTTGAActggaaaaaacagcaaatttaaCTCAGAAacatgatgctgctgcaggTTAAACTGAATCTGCTGCCCCTTGACCTGATGTTTCTACGGGTTTGACTGATAAAGCTGTAAATGTAACTCATGAAATTGATGTTTCTGCAGGATAAACTGAAGCTGTAGCCCATTTAACTGACACTTCTGCACTTTTCTATGatgtttctgcagctttaaattatGTTTCCAGGGGTTTAGGTGATGCTGCTGCGAGGTAAAATGATACAGCTTTAAAATTATCTCATGAAACTGAAGCTGCTACAGGTTTAAGTCATGCAGCTGATGTTTCTGCATGTTTACCTGATGTTTCCACAGGTTTAACTGAAGCTGCAGCCCGTTTAACTGATGTTTCTGCTGGTTTAACTGACAAAGCTGCAAATTTAACACATGAAATTGATGCTTCTGCAGGAAAAACtggtgctgctgcaggtttaagTGATAAAGCTGTAAATTTTACTAATTGAATTGATGTTTCTGAAGCTGAGGCCCATTTAGCTGATATTTCTGCAGGTttatatgatgtttttgtcgttttaaattgtatttctaCAGGTTTAGGTGATAAAATTAATAAACTGATGCTGCTCCTGGTCCAACTGATAAAGCTACAAATTCAATTGATAAAACTGATGTTTCTGGAGGTTAAACTGAAGATGCTGTGAGGTAAAATGATAAAGCTATAAATTTAACTCATGAAACTGatgtttctgcagctttaaatgacaATTCTGCTGGTTTATTTGATGTTTCCACAGGTTTAACTGGTGAAGCTACAGACTTAACTGATGTTTCTGCAGGTTCAAGTGATAAAGCTGCAGATTTAACCGATGAAATTGATGCAACTGATGTTGCTGCACGTCTACCTGATGTTTCCACAGGATAAACTGAAGTTGCTGCAGGTTAAAcgataaaactgtaaatttaactcatgaaactgatgtttctgcagctttaaattattatttaaaaaattattgtttccaCAGGTTGAAGTGATGAAGCTGCTAATTTAACTAATGAAattgatgctgctgcagctttaaataatgttacttcaggtttaactgatattttcagtttaaaattatGCTGCTGCAGATTTATGATGTTTCTGCAAGTTTAACTAATAAAGCTGCAAATTTAAATCATGAAATGCATGTTTCTGCAGGTTAAACTGAAGCTGCAGCCCATTTAACTGATGCTTCTGCAGGTTTATATGATGTTTCTGCATGTTTGACCAAAGTTTCCACAGGTTTAACtggtgctgctgcaggtttgactgATAAAGTCGCAAACTTAGCTAATTAAATTGATGATTCTGCAAGTTAAACTGAAGCTGCTGCAAGGTAAAATgataaagctgtaaatttaacTCATGAAACtgattctgctgcaggtttcacTGATGTTTCTACAGGTTTAactggttctgctgcaggtttgactgATGTTTCTACAAGTTTAACtgattctgctgcaggtttgactgATGTTTCTACAAGTTTAactggttctgctgcaggtttgactgATGTTTCTATAAGTTTAACtgattctgctgcaggtttgactgATGTTTCTATAAGTTTAACtgattctgctgcaggtttgactgATGTTTCTACAAGTTTAactggttctgctgcaggtttgactgATGTTTCTATAAGTTTAACtgattctgctgcaggtttgactgATGTTTCTACAGGTTTAactggttctgctgcaggttttagtGATTCTGctctttgttgctgctgttctaTAAAcctttctccccctcctctgcAGGCAGCTCCACACTCCCACCAACCTCCTGCTGCTCTCTCTGGCCGTCTCCGACTTCTTCGTGGGCATCTTCACGTCTTTCCAGATGCTGCTCATCGACGGCTGCTGGTACCTGGGCGACTTCATGTGCGTCGTGTACCAGTACCTGTCCTACATCGTTACGTCGGCCTCCATAGGGACCATGGTGATGATCTCGGTGGACCGCTACGTGGCCATCTGTGACCCCCTGCGCTACACCGCTAAGGTCACCTACAGGAGGGTGCAGCTGTCGGTGTCGGTCTGCTGGATCTTCTCCACGGTGCTGCAGactctgctgctgtggaggaACCTGGAGCGTCCCGGCAGGTTCGTCTCCTGCTCCGGTGAATGCGTGGTGGGCATAGACTACGTTTCCGGCCTGCTGGACGTCCTGCTGTCCTTCATCGGGCCCGTCGCCGTCATCGTGCTGCTGTATCTGAGGGTGTTCGTGGTGGCGGCGTCTCAGGCCCGAGCCATGAGGTCCCACGTGGCCTCGGTGACGCTGCAGGGCTCGGTGACGGTGACGGTGAGGAAGTCTGAGATGAAGGCGGCCAGGACTCTGGGCGTGGTGGTGGTCGTGTTCCTCATCTGTCTCTGCCCTTATTTCTGTGTTACCCTCACAGGGCAGGACGCTCTGCTCAACCCTTCATCCGTGGCCTTCGTCACCTGTCTGTTCTACTTCAACTCCTGCCTCAACCCCATCATCTACGCCTTCCTCTACCCCTGGTTCAGGAAGTGTCTCCGGCTCATCGTCACGCTTCAGATCCTGCAGCCCGACTCCAGCGAGGCCAACGTGCTGTAGAGAAATCACGCTTTGCATCCGCTAACATTACAGGAAAGTTTGTGATCTTTAATGTAGTGGAGGTTAGCGTGAGCACTGTGTCTTAAATCTGTTGTCTCTCTTCAGATTCTGCAGATCTAGtgtacagaaaacatgaaaacctgCTTCCCTTTTCCTTTGGACCCACAGTTTTTCCAATAACTGCCTTTCAGAGCTTGCTTTAATGTGATATTTGTGAGTTAACTTGCTTTTTTCTGCCCCTGTATGGTTTGGAAAGTGTCTTAAATTCATTGTCGCTCTTAAGATCCTGCAGCCTGAATCCAGTTTgcacaaaacatgaaatcacGCATTTCTTTTCCTTCATTGCATCCACTAAGATTATAGGCAATGCAACAGTTTGTAATCTTTAATATTGTGGGCATTTGCaggaaatgtgattattttatgtaatgtgtgttttatgcaGTGCCTTAAATTCTTCAGATTCTGCAGATCCAGTTTGCACCAAAATATGAAATCACACGTTTTTTCCCTTTGGAGCCACTGTTTTAACAATATCTTCCTTTCAGAGCtttgttttaatgtgattttttttctgcagattcGCGTAATTTTTCGGTTTTTCGGCCCCTATCTAGCTCAGAAAGTGTCTTGAATTCTTCAGATTCTGCAAATCCAGTTTgaacaaaacatgaaatcacGCTCTGATCCTTCACTGCATCCACTACCATTAGTAATCAACGCAGCAGTTTGTCATCTTTAATATTGAGGAGTTTATCATGTATCTTACCTCCAAAACATCTATGAATGCGAGCTTTGTTGCAGATTTCTGttaatttccttttcttgtAAGTTTCAGAAAGTGtttaaacaacatgaaaacctGCTTCTTACTTCCTTTACTGCCacaatttttcagcttt
This DNA window, taken from Amphiprion ocellaris isolate individual 3 ecotype Okinawa chromosome 11, ASM2253959v1, whole genome shotgun sequence, encodes the following:
- the LOC111581855 gene encoding trace amine-associated receptor 1-like, with amino-acid sequence MVMISVDRYVAICDPLRYTAKVTYRRVQLSVSVCWIFSTVLQTLLLWRNLERPGRFVSCSGECVVGIDYVSGLLDVLLSFIGPVAVIVLLYLRVFVVAASQARAMRSHVASVTLQGSVTVTVRKSEMKAARTLGVVVVVFLICLCPYFCVTLTGQDALLNPSSVAFVTCLFYFNSCLNPIIYAFLYPWFRKCLRLIVTLQILQPDSSEANVL